In Halopseudomonas xinjiangensis, a single genomic region encodes these proteins:
- a CDS encoding methyl-accepting chemotaxis protein, with protein MRNNLPITQRERTFKPEQRLISATNLKGQIVYCNDAFVDISGFTREELIGSPHNLVRHPDTPAAVFAHMWTDLKDGRSWMGIVKNRCKNGDHYWVNAYATPIWENGQVTGYESVRVRTTAAQVERAEALYRRLNEGRSAHTTDWAGIVLPAAFGISAAAIGGGLTIAFGGMGAAVACAASIPAAWVYKQIGDNRMQRAIGAADDAIIDPLLATMYTPHRGVLGQLEMAMHSQQARLRTCLTRVMDSTEGLRKQAEESSQLARSSSDGLSRQRQETDMVATAINEMAAATQEVSGNVQRTADATREASALATRGKQVASQARDAIEVLSESVRSAANVSNQLSLDAREIGSVVDVIKGIAEQTNLLALNAAIEAARAGEQGRGFAVVADEVRALASRTASSTEEIHKLIENLQTAAARAVTTMHSGHEQAEIGVSRVVEADEALDGIRTAIDQINEMTGQIAAAAEEQSAVADEINRNVVNIAGLSDSTASQAARSADVGIELAATARQQTALVERFAKR; from the coding sequence ATGCGCAACAATCTCCCGATCACTCAACGTGAACGTACCTTCAAGCCCGAGCAACGCCTCATTTCTGCAACCAATCTGAAGGGTCAGATCGTCTACTGCAATGATGCCTTCGTCGATATCAGCGGATTCACCCGTGAGGAGCTGATCGGCAGCCCTCACAACCTGGTACGTCACCCTGACACGCCGGCAGCGGTATTTGCGCATATGTGGACGGACCTGAAAGACGGCCGCAGCTGGATGGGCATCGTCAAGAACCGCTGCAAGAATGGTGACCACTACTGGGTCAACGCTTACGCCACGCCCATCTGGGAAAACGGTCAGGTTACCGGGTACGAATCGGTGCGCGTGCGTACCACCGCGGCCCAGGTCGAGCGCGCCGAGGCGTTGTACCGTCGATTGAATGAAGGCCGCTCAGCGCATACTACCGACTGGGCTGGGATAGTGTTGCCGGCCGCGTTTGGCATCTCCGCTGCGGCAATCGGCGGCGGCCTGACGATCGCCTTTGGCGGCATGGGCGCGGCTGTCGCGTGCGCAGCCAGCATCCCAGCGGCGTGGGTCTACAAGCAGATCGGAGATAACCGCATGCAGCGCGCCATCGGCGCTGCAGACGATGCGATCATCGATCCGCTGCTAGCGACCATGTACACACCCCATCGCGGCGTGCTCGGCCAGCTGGAAATGGCCATGCACAGCCAGCAGGCACGCTTGCGCACGTGCCTGACCCGCGTCATGGACAGTACCGAGGGTCTGCGTAAGCAAGCGGAGGAATCCAGCCAGCTGGCGCGCAGCAGCAGCGACGGCCTGTCGCGCCAGCGCCAGGAGACCGATATGGTCGCCACCGCCATCAACGAGATGGCTGCAGCCACCCAGGAAGTATCCGGCAACGTCCAGCGCACTGCCGATGCGACCCGCGAAGCGAGTGCACTGGCAACGCGTGGAAAGCAGGTAGCCAGCCAGGCGCGGGATGCTATCGAAGTGCTGTCCGAATCCGTTCGCTCCGCCGCCAACGTTTCCAATCAACTATCGCTCGATGCGAGGGAGATCGGCAGTGTCGTGGACGTAATCAAGGGTATTGCCGAACAAACCAACCTGCTGGCACTCAATGCGGCGATCGAAGCGGCACGCGCCGGCGAACAGGGCCGCGGCTTTGCCGTGGTGGCTGATGAAGTCCGCGCGCTGGCCAGTCGTACCGCCAGTTCGACCGAAGAGATTCACAAGCTGATCGAGAATCTACAGACGGCCGCCGCGCGCGCCGTAACGACCATGCATTCCGGCCACGAGCAGGCCGAGATCGGTGTTAGCCGCGTCGTCGAAGCGGACGAGGCGCTCGACGGCATTCGCACCGCCATCGACCAAATCAATGAGATGACCGGCCAAATCGCTGCTGCGGCAGAAGAGCAGAGCGCAGTGGCCGACGAGATCAACCGTAACGTGGTGAATATTGCCGGCCTGTCGGACAGCACCGCCTCTCAGGCTGCACGCAGCGCGGATGTGGGTATTGAGCTGGCAGCAACCGCCAGGCAACAGACGGCTTTGGTGGAGCGCTTTGCCAAGCGGTAG
- the acnA gene encoding aconitate hydratase AcnA, with protein MSQGNSLDTLSTLQVGETTYHYHSLPKAAEKLGNIDRLPVSLKVLLENLLRHEDGVTVTRDDIQAMADWLKTRSSDREIQYRPARVLMQDFTGVPAVVDLAAMRDAMAKAGGDPQRINPLSPVDLVIDHSVMVDRFGYDDAYEDNVDIEMKRNGERYEFLRWGQKAFNNFRVVPPGTGICHQVNLEYLSQSVWASEKDGKTWAYPDTLVGTDSHTTMVNGLGVLGWGVGGIEAEAAMLGQPVSMLIPEVIGFKMTGKLPEGITATDLVLTVTQMLRAKGVVGKFVEFYGDGLADLPLADRATIGNMAPEYGATCGFFPIDEISLGYLRMTGRPDEVIDRVEAYCKAQGMWREQGMEPEFTDKLELDLSEVETSLAGPRRPQDRVSLGGVSKAFQELMDLHPAPRDQNQVEEDGEGMGRGQAKVSMNGEEFTLEHGAVVIAAITSCTNTSNPNVMMAAGLVAKKAAELGLQRKPWVKSSLAPGSKVVTDYLDRAGLTQYLDRLGFNLVGYGCTTCIGNSGPLPDEIAQAVTDHDLAVSSVLSGNRNFEGRVHPQVRANWLASPPLVVAYALAGNARMNLLAEPLGHDSNNRPVFLKDIWPSNAEIAEAVAQVDGSMFRKRYADVFSGDEHWQSIRVTESDTYAWNNESSYVQNPPYFETIDQPLQPLKPIQGARVLAVFGDSITTDHISPAGNIKASSPAGRYLQSLGVSPEDFNSYGSRRGNHEVMMRGTFANIRIRNRMLGGEEGGETIHASSGERMSIYDAAMRYQSEGTPLVVLAGKEYGTGSSRDWAAKGTNLLGVKAVIAESFERIHRSNLVGMGVLPLQFVNGESVESLGIDGYETLDVQGIDDNLVPGQTLKVVGKRKDGGDIQFDVLCRIDTRNEIDYFKAGGILHFVLRDMNSKG; from the coding sequence ATGTCCCAAGGCAATAGTCTGGATACGCTGAGCACGCTGCAGGTGGGGGAGACGACCTACCACTACCATTCATTGCCGAAGGCGGCCGAGAAACTCGGCAACATCGATAGGCTGCCCGTATCGCTCAAAGTGCTGCTGGAGAATCTGCTGCGCCACGAGGACGGCGTGACCGTCACGCGAGACGATATCCAGGCGATGGCCGACTGGTTGAAGACGCGCTCGTCCGACCGGGAAATCCAGTACCGACCTGCGCGTGTCCTGATGCAGGACTTCACCGGCGTTCCGGCGGTGGTCGACCTGGCTGCGATGCGCGACGCCATGGCCAAGGCCGGTGGCGATCCGCAGCGCATCAATCCGCTGTCACCCGTGGATCTGGTCATCGACCACTCGGTGATGGTGGATCGCTTCGGCTATGACGATGCCTATGAAGACAACGTCGATATCGAGATGAAGCGCAATGGCGAGCGCTACGAATTTCTGCGCTGGGGTCAGAAAGCCTTCAATAATTTCCGCGTGGTGCCGCCGGGCACGGGCATCTGCCACCAAGTGAACCTGGAATACCTGTCGCAGAGCGTCTGGGCTTCCGAAAAGGATGGCAAAACCTGGGCCTACCCGGACACGCTGGTAGGTACCGATTCACACACCACCATGGTCAACGGCCTGGGTGTGCTGGGCTGGGGCGTCGGCGGCATCGAAGCAGAGGCAGCCATGCTCGGCCAGCCGGTATCGATGCTGATTCCGGAAGTCATCGGCTTCAAAATGACTGGCAAGCTGCCCGAAGGCATCACGGCCACTGACCTGGTACTGACCGTCACCCAGATGCTGCGAGCGAAGGGCGTAGTCGGCAAGTTCGTGGAATTCTACGGCGACGGTCTAGCCGATCTGCCGTTGGCCGACCGCGCGACCATCGGCAACATGGCGCCGGAATACGGCGCCACCTGCGGCTTCTTCCCCATCGACGAAATCTCTCTGGGTTACCTGCGCATGACCGGGCGCCCGGATGAAGTGATCGATCGTGTCGAAGCCTACTGCAAGGCGCAGGGCATGTGGCGGGAACAGGGCATGGAGCCGGAGTTTACCGACAAGCTGGAACTCGACCTCAGCGAAGTCGAAACGAGCCTGGCCGGACCCCGGCGCCCACAGGATCGCGTTTCGCTGGGCGGCGTAAGCAAGGCGTTCCAGGAGCTGATGGATCTGCACCCGGCGCCGCGCGACCAGAATCAGGTCGAAGAGGACGGCGAAGGCATGGGCCGTGGCCAGGCCAAGGTCAGCATGAACGGTGAAGAGTTCACGCTGGAGCACGGCGCGGTGGTCATTGCTGCGATCACCTCGTGCACCAACACGTCCAACCCGAACGTGATGATGGCGGCAGGCCTGGTGGCGAAGAAGGCGGCGGAGCTGGGATTGCAGCGCAAGCCGTGGGTGAAATCTTCGCTGGCGCCGGGATCCAAGGTGGTGACCGATTACCTGGACCGTGCCGGCCTCACGCAGTATCTCGATCGGTTGGGCTTCAACCTGGTCGGTTACGGTTGCACCACCTGCATCGGTAACTCCGGCCCGCTGCCTGACGAGATTGCCCAGGCCGTCACAGACCATGATCTGGCCGTATCGTCGGTATTGTCGGGTAACCGTAACTTCGAAGGTCGCGTACATCCGCAGGTTCGCGCCAACTGGCTGGCTTCGCCGCCGCTGGTAGTGGCATACGCGTTGGCCGGCAACGCCCGGATGAACCTGCTGGCTGAACCGCTGGGGCACGACAGCAACAATCGCCCAGTCTTTCTCAAGGACATCTGGCCCAGCAATGCCGAGATCGCCGAGGCGGTCGCGCAGGTCGATGGCAGCATGTTCCGCAAGCGCTACGCCGACGTGTTCAGTGGCGACGAGCACTGGCAGTCTATCCGCGTCACGGAAAGCGATACCTACGCCTGGAACAACGAGTCGAGCTACGTGCAAAACCCGCCGTACTTCGAAACTATCGATCAGCCGCTGCAGCCGCTGAAGCCGATCCAGGGCGCGCGTGTGCTGGCGGTCTTTGGTGACTCGATCACTACAGACCACATCTCCCCGGCAGGTAACATCAAGGCCTCGTCTCCGGCGGGTCGCTATCTGCAGAGCCTGGGCGTCAGCCCCGAGGACTTCAACTCGTACGGCTCGCGCCGCGGCAACCACGAGGTGATGATGCGCGGCACCTTCGCCAACATCCGCATTCGCAACCGGATGCTCGGAGGCGAAGAGGGCGGCGAGACAATCCATGCGAGCAGTGGCGAGCGCATGTCGATCTACGATGCGGCCATGCGTTATCAGAGCGAAGGCACACCATTGGTGGTGCTGGCCGGCAAGGAATACGGTACCGGCTCGAGCCGTGACTGGGCAGCCAAGGGAACCAACCTGCTGGGCGTGAAAGCGGTCATCGCTGAGAGTTTCGAGCGTATCCACCGCTCGAATCTGGTCGGCATGGGCGTGCTTCCGCTGCAGTTCGTCAACGGTGAGAGCGTCGAATCGCTGGGAATCGATGGGTACGAAACGCTGGACGTGCAGGGTATCGACGACAACCTGGTGCCTGGCCAGACGCTGAAAGTCGTCGGCAAGCGCAAGGATGGCGGCGACATTCAGTTCGACGTTCTGTGCCGTATCGACACCCGCAACGAGATCGACTACTTCAAGGCCGGCGGGATTCTGCACTTCGTGTTGCGAGACATGAACAGCAAGGGCTGA
- a CDS encoding Vgb family protein, translated as MKPVFPLALLAAFIGAPAFADNTYQPPQALVAPSAFKGVHGLAMDQQGRLLAGSVVSATMYQVDIESGDVTTFIGPPEGQADDIAIGPNGEMAWTGFYLGKVFYRENDDAPIKVLAEGLPGINSIAFDQDTGKLYASQVFLGDAVWEIDLTGDSEPRQIAEDLGGFNGFEVGSDGWLYGPLWFKGQVVKLNPADGQTQVIAEGFDTPAAVNFDSKGNLYVLDTHAGTLNRVDVATGETNVVATLDTSLDNLAIDKDDRIFVSNMADNSIEMVNPSSGKTRVITKGELAVPAGLTINEDGKTLYIADIFAFRSINTDNGQVTDIRRAHGSDLEYPSSVASGQGRFLLTSTSTGTLQIIDEKTHETRALVHGLNAPSAAVELPDGSIVVSEMASGKLVKLSGEKYDQRTDLTEGLHGPVQMIMGQDENIYLTEAAGFLTRVNPKTGELTRVAKDLAMPEGLAQLQNGDFVIAETAERRLSVLDLEGGEREVLAEDLPIGLPTGPGMPPSGIPTGVAVDANGVIYFGSDIDNGLYKIEPVIVEPERAVADKSEQP; from the coding sequence ATGAAACCCGTTTTTCCCCTCGCATTGCTTGCCGCGTTCATCGGCGCGCCTGCGTTTGCCGACAACACCTATCAACCTCCCCAGGCGCTGGTCGCCCCGTCCGCGTTCAAGGGTGTGCATGGCCTGGCCATGGATCAACAGGGGCGGCTGCTAGCAGGCAGCGTCGTCAGCGCGACGATGTATCAGGTGGATATCGAGAGCGGTGACGTGACGACCTTCATCGGACCGCCCGAAGGCCAGGCAGACGACATCGCTATCGGGCCGAATGGCGAAATGGCGTGGACCGGCTTTTACCTGGGCAAGGTGTTCTACCGCGAAAACGATGACGCCCCCATCAAGGTTCTGGCGGAAGGACTGCCGGGCATCAACTCAATCGCGTTCGATCAGGACACCGGCAAGCTCTATGCAAGCCAGGTTTTTCTCGGCGATGCAGTGTGGGAGATCGATCTCACTGGCGACAGCGAGCCGCGGCAGATAGCCGAGGACCTGGGCGGGTTCAATGGTTTCGAAGTGGGCTCAGACGGTTGGCTGTATGGGCCTCTGTGGTTCAAGGGCCAGGTCGTCAAGCTCAATCCGGCCGATGGGCAAACGCAGGTGATTGCCGAAGGCTTCGACACGCCGGCGGCGGTCAACTTCGATTCCAAGGGCAACCTGTACGTATTGGACACGCACGCCGGTACGCTCAACCGCGTCGATGTTGCGACAGGCGAAACCAACGTGGTCGCGACGCTGGATACCTCGCTTGATAACCTTGCCATCGACAAGGACGACCGCATCTTCGTCTCGAACATGGCTGACAATTCCATCGAGATGGTCAACCCTTCCTCCGGCAAGACACGGGTGATCACCAAAGGTGAACTGGCGGTGCCGGCAGGCCTGACCATCAACGAGGATGGCAAGACCCTGTATATCGCCGACATCTTTGCCTTTCGCTCGATCAATACCGATAACGGCCAGGTCACCGATATTCGCCGCGCCCATGGCTCAGATCTGGAGTATCCCTCCTCCGTAGCGTCCGGGCAGGGTCGTTTCCTGCTGACCAGCACCTCGACGGGAACATTGCAGATCATCGACGAGAAAACGCATGAAACCCGCGCGTTGGTGCACGGCCTGAACGCACCAAGCGCGGCGGTTGAGCTGCCCGATGGAAGCATCGTCGTCAGCGAGATGGCCAGCGGCAAACTGGTTAAGTTAAGCGGCGAGAAATACGACCAGCGCACTGACCTTACCGAGGGATTGCACGGGCCGGTGCAGATGATCATGGGCCAGGACGAGAACATCTACCTGACCGAGGCAGCCGGGTTTCTCACCCGGGTCAATCCGAAGACTGGCGAGCTGACTCGCGTGGCCAAGGATCTGGCAATGCCAGAGGGGTTGGCACAGCTGCAAAACGGCGATTTCGTCATCGCGGAAACCGCCGAACGCAGGCTTTCGGTGCTTGATCTCGAAGGTGGGGAGCGCGAAGTGCTGGCTGAGGACCTGCCGATAGGCTTACCCACCGGGCCCGGAATGCCGCCAAGTGGTATTCCCACGGGCGTCGCGGTCGACGCCAACGGGGTTATCTATTTCGGATCGGATATCGATAACGGGCTATACAAGATCGAACCGGTAATCGTCGAGCCCGAGCGCGCCGTTGCAGACAAGTCGGAACAACCATAA
- a CDS encoding SOS response-associated peptidase, producing MCGRIAHFRSEEKYLKWLKSQLPVPGPVGSEDSDRYNVAPQTNISVLHQDDDGLRFSAMRWGYAPLWAVDRTPAINARLETAATSKYWQDVWASGRCLVPVDGWFEWVGDSDAARSRQPYFIHLPGTDPMFLAAIGRFPRGPCEAIPQERGFAIITADSEGGMLDIHDRRPVALPAKVARQWLDPDLPAEQAQELARHHATPADAFTWHAVDTAVGNVRNDGPHLIEPCRPAPHTLDLFDS from the coding sequence ATGTGCGGTCGCATCGCCCACTTTCGATCCGAAGAAAAATACCTGAAATGGCTCAAGAGCCAGCTGCCGGTGCCGGGTCCGGTTGGTAGCGAGGATAGCGATCGCTACAACGTGGCACCCCAGACTAACATCAGCGTGCTGCATCAGGATGACGATGGGCTACGCTTCAGTGCGATGCGCTGGGGCTACGCGCCACTGTGGGCCGTAGACAGAACGCCTGCTATCAACGCTCGCCTAGAAACAGCTGCGACCAGCAAGTACTGGCAGGACGTCTGGGCCAGTGGGCGCTGTCTGGTTCCGGTCGATGGCTGGTTCGAATGGGTAGGTGATTCCGACGCAGCGCGAAGCCGCCAACCATATTTCATTCATCTGCCAGGCACCGATCCCATGTTTCTCGCCGCAATCGGCCGCTTCCCGAGGGGCCCGTGCGAAGCGATACCTCAAGAGAGAGGCTTTGCCATCATCACTGCCGACAGCGAAGGTGGGATGCTTGACATTCATGATCGCAGGCCAGTGGCGCTACCCGCAAAGGTGGCGCGCCAATGGCTCGACCCGGATCTGCCTGCCGAGCAAGCCCAGGAACTGGCGCGACATCATGCGACACCAGCCGATGCTTTCACGTGGCACGCGGTCGACACCGCGGTGGGCAACGTGCGCAACGACGGTCCGCATCTGATTGAGCCGTGCCGACCTGCACCGCACACGCTGGACCTGTTCGATAGCTGA
- a CDS encoding GGDEF domain-containing protein, with the protein MPYINNETQRNFELYYNHRFLNRIRWAQIAAILLVVLFAILDVLSLPSHVWHQTLMIRFFIILPVFVLVWRASFIEALHQRLQWVITAAAVIAGLAIVGILWVARREQTPLPYEGIILVTIFFYFLVGLRYRGAMVCGWLTCVAYIVMEAQAGLSGEQLLYNSMFLISANVIGSVGCYFLDSATRQGFLAEQALRNLAERDPLTGLFNRRAFDERAERSLRQAVRERSPIAVAMIDIDFFKAYNDHYGHAEGDEALSQVGEVIRRNVQRPLDLAARYGGEEFIVLWYGLSEADALVMLETIRRDVEELGIAHARSDVADVITLSAGVVGFVPDGVEDLRQSLRSADQALYQSKQSGRNRVQGADTEASGFAR; encoded by the coding sequence TTGCCGTATATCAATAACGAAACGCAGCGAAACTTCGAGCTTTACTATAACCATCGCTTCCTCAATCGAATCCGCTGGGCGCAGATTGCGGCGATATTGCTCGTAGTGCTGTTCGCCATACTCGACGTGCTCTCGCTGCCCTCTCATGTCTGGCACCAGACGCTGATGATCAGGTTTTTCATCATCCTGCCGGTCTTCGTTCTGGTATGGCGGGCCTCGTTCATCGAAGCGCTACATCAAAGACTCCAGTGGGTAATCACTGCGGCGGCGGTGATCGCTGGGCTGGCGATAGTGGGCATTCTGTGGGTGGCGAGACGGGAGCAGACCCCGCTTCCTTATGAAGGCATCATCCTGGTCACGATTTTCTTCTATTTCCTTGTCGGGCTTCGTTATCGCGGCGCGATGGTGTGCGGTTGGCTCACCTGTGTGGCGTACATCGTCATGGAGGCCCAGGCAGGGCTGAGCGGCGAGCAGTTGTTGTACAACTCGATGTTCCTGATCTCCGCTAACGTCATCGGCTCCGTTGGTTGCTATTTTCTCGACTCCGCCACCCGGCAGGGTTTTCTGGCCGAACAGGCTCTGCGCAATCTGGCCGAGCGCGATCCGCTGACCGGCCTGTTCAATCGCCGTGCGTTCGACGAGCGCGCCGAGCGATCTCTCCGTCAGGCCGTGCGCGAGCGCAGCCCGATTGCGGTAGCGATGATCGATATCGATTTCTTCAAGGCTTACAACGACCATTACGGTCACGCGGAAGGTGATGAGGCGCTAAGCCAGGTCGGCGAAGTGATACGCCGCAACGTGCAGCGGCCGCTCGATCTTGCCGCGCGCTACGGTGGTGAGGAGTTTATCGTCCTCTGGTACGGGCTAAGCGAAGCCGACGCGCTGGTTATGCTTGAAACCATACGTCGCGACGTAGAGGAACTCGGGATTGCCCATGCGCGTTCCGATGTCGCAGACGTCATCACATTGAGTGCGGGAGTGGTCGGCTTTGTGCCGGATGGCGTGGAAGACTTGAGGCAAAGCCTGCGCAGCGCCGATCAGGCGCTGTATCAGTCCAAGCAGAGCGGGCGCAACCGGGTACAGGGTGCAGACACCGAAGCCAGCGGCTTTGCGCGCTAG
- a CDS encoding 3-phosphoshikimate 1-carboxyvinyltransferase, with protein MPLETNPLSKQDSRHSPSREDWFAKGLKDRLPDDVRESFSEQQLQALKVAFGARRWGRHPVDLRGTLNLWRWRYYFVLLIGRNRRELTRSEERISRLVGALSLLGFLLFSVLVGLLVLYVLKSALGINLLPNTSLGLWDWLKSN; from the coding sequence ATGCCCTTAGAGACCAACCCGTTGAGCAAACAGGATTCACGTCACAGCCCGTCTCGCGAGGACTGGTTCGCCAAAGGATTAAAAGACCGCTTGCCCGACGATGTCAGAGAGTCTTTCAGCGAGCAGCAACTGCAGGCGTTAAAGGTAGCGTTCGGTGCTCGCCGCTGGGGGCGCCACCCGGTGGATTTGCGCGGTACGCTCAACCTCTGGCGCTGGCGGTACTACTTTGTGTTGCTGATTGGTCGCAACCGACGCGAGCTCACGCGTAGCGAAGAGAGAATTTCCCGGCTGGTCGGCGCGCTTTCACTGCTGGGGTTTTTGCTGTTTTCGGTTCTGGTCGGTCTGCTGGTGCTTTACGTACTCAAGTCTGCGCTGGGGATTAACCTTCTACCGAATACTTCACTGGGTTTGTGGGACTGGCTGAAAAGCAACTGA
- a CDS encoding PhzF family phenazine biosynthesis protein, whose product MRRVPFKQVDVFTHTPFKGNPVAVVLDAEGLSDTQMQQIANWTNLSETTFVLPATTSDADYKVRIFTTVSELPFAGHPTIGTAHALLEAGRIRARDGRLVQECAAGLVALNVSESGTPCSIAFELPEPAFTAFNPSQIDELEELLDTPIVREAAPRLIDVGARWIVAQLPSAEAVLACKPDFLRMREQDIKAQATGVVIFGEYPESSPARVETRAFGPATGIEEDPVCGSGNGCLAAFIRATGQTAHFGSRFVSSQGAALGRAGLIDITIEERRIQIGGEAVTCIEGHIAL is encoded by the coding sequence ATGCGCCGCGTCCCGTTCAAACAGGTTGATGTTTTCACCCACACGCCGTTCAAAGGCAATCCCGTAGCGGTGGTGCTCGACGCAGAGGGTCTGTCCGACACCCAGATGCAACAGATAGCGAACTGGACCAACCTGTCCGAGACTACCTTCGTGCTCCCTGCCACTACCTCGGATGCGGATTACAAGGTGCGCATTTTCACCACAGTCTCCGAGCTGCCCTTTGCAGGACATCCGACGATCGGCACGGCGCACGCGCTGCTCGAGGCTGGTCGGATCCGGGCGCGTGATGGCCGTCTGGTACAGGAGTGTGCGGCAGGGCTGGTCGCATTGAACGTTTCGGAATCAGGCACTCCATGTTCCATTGCCTTCGAACTGCCGGAGCCGGCGTTCACCGCATTCAACCCGTCGCAGATCGACGAACTCGAAGAGCTCCTCGATACGCCCATCGTTCGCGAGGCCGCTCCGCGCTTGATCGATGTCGGTGCGCGCTGGATCGTTGCCCAATTACCTTCGGCGGAAGCGGTGCTGGCTTGCAAGCCGGACTTTCTGCGGATGCGAGAACAGGACATCAAGGCGCAGGCTACCGGCGTGGTGATCTTCGGTGAGTATCCTGAAAGCTCACCGGCCCGCGTCGAAACCCGTGCCTTCGGCCCTGCCACCGGCATCGAGGAGGATCCGGTCTGCGGTAGCGGCAATGGTTGCCTGGCTGCTTTCATCCGGGCAACTGGTCAAACAGCTCACTTTGGCTCCAGATTCGTGTCCTCCCAAGGTGCCGCCCTCGGCCGGGCGGGTCTGATCGACATCACCATCGAGGAACGGCGCATTCAGATTGGCGGTGAGGCAGTGACCTGCATTGAGGGACACATCGCGCTATAA
- a CDS encoding alpha/beta fold hydrolase: protein MRTAVISSALLCASMVQADTRPTYGPQLEGFDYPHAVERFDFTSQRQELSMAYMDVAPSGEANGRTAVLLHGKNFCGATWEQTIEALSEEGFRVIAPDQIGFCKSSKPEGYQFSFGQLAANTAQLLEHEGIDEAIVIGHSIGGMLAARFALDHPELTEQLVMVNPIGLEDWLAKGVPYAPIDELYEGELKTDYERIKGYQTKFYYNGQWKPEYDRWVEMLAGMYKGPGREIVAWNQAQTAEMLFTQPVVQEFPNIDVPSALMIGQKDRTAPGANRAPEEVAKQLGNYPVLGREAAAAIPEAELIEFAELGHSPQVEAPEQFHEALLKLLTGGSDEAKANAG, encoded by the coding sequence ATTCGTACCGCAGTCATCAGTTCAGCGTTGCTATGCGCAAGCATGGTCCAGGCCGACACCCGCCCGACGTACGGGCCGCAGTTGGAAGGTTTCGACTATCCGCACGCCGTCGAGCGCTTCGACTTCACCTCGCAACGGCAGGAATTGTCGATGGCTTACATGGATGTCGCGCCAAGCGGAGAAGCAAATGGCCGGACTGCAGTGTTGCTGCACGGCAAGAACTTCTGCGGCGCTACCTGGGAGCAGACCATCGAGGCCCTGAGCGAGGAAGGCTTCAGGGTGATCGCGCCCGACCAGATCGGATTCTGCAAATCGAGCAAGCCGGAAGGGTATCAGTTCAGCTTCGGTCAGCTCGCCGCCAATACCGCGCAATTGCTCGAACACGAGGGGATTGATGAGGCGATCGTCATCGGTCATTCGATCGGCGGCATGCTCGCGGCGCGCTTCGCTCTGGATCATCCGGAATTGACCGAGCAACTGGTGATGGTGAACCCGATCGGTCTGGAGGACTGGCTCGCCAAGGGCGTTCCGTATGCCCCCATTGACGAGTTATACGAGGGTGAGCTGAAGACAGATTACGAGCGTATCAAGGGCTACCAGACAAAGTTCTATTACAACGGCCAGTGGAAACCGGAATATGACCGTTGGGTGGAGATGCTAGCCGGCATGTACAAGGGCCCGGGCCGTGAAATCGTTGCCTGGAACCAGGCGCAGACTGCTGAAATGCTATTCACCCAGCCGGTAGTTCAGGAGTTTCCCAACATTGATGTTCCCTCCGCCTTGATGATCGGGCAAAAAGACCGCACGGCGCCAGGCGCCAACCGGGCTCCAGAGGAAGTGGCCAAGCAGTTGGGCAACTACCCCGTGCTCGGGCGCGAGGCTGCCGCCGCGATCCCCGAGGCCGAGCTGATCGAGTTCGCCGAACTAGGCCACTCGCCTCAGGTGGAGGCGCCGGAGCAGTTTCATGAGGCGTTGTTGAAGCTGCTTACCGGGGGGAGCGACGAAGCCAAAGCAAACGCTGGATAA